A window of Palaemon carinicauda isolate YSFRI2023 chromosome 27, ASM3689809v2, whole genome shotgun sequence contains these coding sequences:
- the LOC137621095 gene encoding uncharacterized protein isoform X1, whose amino-acid sequence MSAKRSRTPFIFTMVVMVILSAKCLLYFRREKISNEILSDQYIGDNATDIDEEHSRQKRFLFFTSDRKLSLPPGTLMQFGLTLAMNALRNGPVGYGATLTLDYDFSITTDSLGYTSEENPWFVLPFLYLNGGGPGEDSVPGVNLAGGDRVVMFQVIEDIIETVGLLGKPCVQRAICEIFQGPLRNHGFLGEVLKLLFSVSRAAYAEVRLSDYLAAEKAGKETGDCSFYTQLCLHSLFSNATAHPPPKLIPVTDDVEGREKKEEVNGREMKDDVEGREKKDEVEGREEKYEVEGREKKDEVEGREEKYEVEGREEKYEVEGREEKYEEEEERMHKMTGNKEELGGKEKGEMEEEEGEKEKKDGLSRQKRFLYYTRERRLTFPPGSDFFFIPTLIIPFRGNNPAGYSLDALQVSVTIHFTLDDLGITSEENPFGLWKIFEDELEEEIPARRKHVLTKRSDSKFPGGDREMLYAIVEDAIHNAGLEGKPCLLRAICEMFQYPLDNHGFFGEVLELFLSASLAPNADKRLPEYVAAERAGKTTGKCFAYHDECPYSLFTNPMDSNIIDEEEMKKDFSEERRQKLEQQSLLNPSNMIAALIDFLERWL is encoded by the exons ATGTCCGCCAAGAGATCCCGAACGCCCTTCATCTTTACGATGGTGGTGATGGTGATCCTATCTGCAAAATGTCTCTTGTATTTTAG GAGGGAGAAGATCAGCAATGAAATCCTTTCCGATCAATACATCGGTGACAACGCCACTGACATCGACGAAGAACATTCGCGCCAAAAGCGCTTCCTCTTCTTCACATCGGATAGGAAACTGTCCTTGCCTCCTGGGACGTTAATGCAATTTGGATTGACTCTTGCTATGAATGCGTTAAGGAACGGACCTGTCGGCTATGGAGCAACGCTGACTTTAGACTACGATTTTTCTA TTACGACGGACAGTCTGGGCTACACGTCAGAAGAAAACCCTTGGTTTGTGTTGCCGTTTTTATATTTAAATGGCGGAGGACCTGGTGAAGACAGCGTGCCAGGGGTCAATTTGGCCGGAGGAGACAG GGTCGTGATGTTTCAAGTGATCGAGGACATTATCGAGACAGTTGGTCTTCTTGGAAAGCCTTGCGTCCAAAGGGCTATCTGTGAAATCTTCCAAGGGCCACTCAGAAACCATGGCTTCCTCGGCGAGGTTCTGAAACTCCTCTTCAG CGTAAGCAGGGCAGCCTACGCCGAAGTGCGCCTCTCGGATTACTTGGCGGCTGAGAAGGCAGGAAAGGAGACAGGAGACTGTTCCTTTTATACTCAGCTGTGTCTCCACTCGCTTTTCTCCAACGCCACAGCTCATCCACCGCCTAAGTTGAT ACCTGTAACGGACGATGTGGaggggagagagaagaaagaagaggtaAATGGAAGAGAGATGAAAGATGATGTAgagggaagagagaagaaagacgaggTAGAGGGAAGAGAGGAAAAGTATGAGGTAgagggaagagagaagaaagacgaggTAGAGGGAAGAGAGGAAAAGTATGAGGTAGAGGGAAGAGAGGAAAAGTATGAGGTAGAGGGAAGAGAGGAAAagtacgaggaggaggaggagagaatgcATAAGATGACAGGAAACAAAGAAGAGCTGGGGGGTAAGGAAAAGGGcgaaatggaggaggaagagggtgAGAAAGAGAAGAAAGACGGACTTTCCAGACAGAAGAGGTTCCTGTACTATACACGCGAGAGACGCCTTACCTTCCCCCCTGGATCCGATTTCTTCTTCATCCCGACTCTCATCATTCCGTTTAGGGGGAACAATCCAGCCGGGTATTCACTGGATGCTCTGCAGGTCTCGGTTACAATACATT TTACGCTCGACGATTTGGGTATCACCAGCGAGGAGAACCCATTTGGTCTCTGGAAGATATTCGAGGACGAACTTGAGGAGGAGATTCCAGCCCGGAGGAAACATGTTCTCACCAAAAGATCCGATTCCAAATTTCCAGGTGGTGACAG GGAAATGCTGTATGCAATAGTGGAGGACGCCATACACAACGCAGGTCTTGAGGGGAAACCGTGTCTACTTCGCGCCATTTGCGAGATGTTCCAGTATCCTCTGGATAATCACGGATTCTTTGGCGAGGTCTTGGAACTATTCCTCAG TGCGAGTTTGGCACCAAATGCCGATAAGAGATTACCGGAATACGTAGCCGCCGAGAGGGCGGGAAAAACCACTGGGAAATGCTTCGCTTACCACGACGAATGTCCTTACTCGCTTTTCACTAATCCAATGGACTCTAATATTAT agACGAAGAAGAAATGAAGAAGGACTTCTCTGAAGAACGAAGGCAAAAGTTGGAACAACAATCTTTGCTGAATCCGTCCAACATGATCGCAGCTCTGATCGACTTCTTAGAGAGATGGTTATAG
- the LOC137621095 gene encoding uncharacterized protein isoform X2, which produces MQFGLTLAMNALRNGPVGYGATLTLDYDFSITTDSLGYTSEENPWFVLPFLYLNGGGPGEDSVPGVNLAGGDRVVMFQVIEDIIETVGLLGKPCVQRAICEIFQGPLRNHGFLGEVLKLLFSVSRAAYAEVRLSDYLAAEKAGKETGDCSFYTQLCLHSLFSNATAHPPPKLIPVTDDVEGREKKEEVNGREMKDDVEGREKKDEVEGREEKYEVEGREKKDEVEGREEKYEVEGREEKYEVEGREEKYEEEEERMHKMTGNKEELGGKEKGEMEEEEGEKEKKDGLSRQKRFLYYTRERRLTFPPGSDFFFIPTLIIPFRGNNPAGYSLDALQVSVTIHFTLDDLGITSEENPFGLWKIFEDELEEEIPARRKHVLTKRSDSKFPGGDREMLYAIVEDAIHNAGLEGKPCLLRAICEMFQYPLDNHGFFGEVLELFLSASLAPNADKRLPEYVAAERAGKTTGKCFAYHDECPYSLFTNPMDSNIIDEEEMKKDFSEERRQKLEQQSLLNPSNMIAALIDFLERWL; this is translated from the exons ATGCAATTTGGATTGACTCTTGCTATGAATGCGTTAAGGAACGGACCTGTCGGCTATGGAGCAACGCTGACTTTAGACTACGATTTTTCTA TTACGACGGACAGTCTGGGCTACACGTCAGAAGAAAACCCTTGGTTTGTGTTGCCGTTTTTATATTTAAATGGCGGAGGACCTGGTGAAGACAGCGTGCCAGGGGTCAATTTGGCCGGAGGAGACAG GGTCGTGATGTTTCAAGTGATCGAGGACATTATCGAGACAGTTGGTCTTCTTGGAAAGCCTTGCGTCCAAAGGGCTATCTGTGAAATCTTCCAAGGGCCACTCAGAAACCATGGCTTCCTCGGCGAGGTTCTGAAACTCCTCTTCAG CGTAAGCAGGGCAGCCTACGCCGAAGTGCGCCTCTCGGATTACTTGGCGGCTGAGAAGGCAGGAAAGGAGACAGGAGACTGTTCCTTTTATACTCAGCTGTGTCTCCACTCGCTTTTCTCCAACGCCACAGCTCATCCACCGCCTAAGTTGAT ACCTGTAACGGACGATGTGGaggggagagagaagaaagaagaggtaAATGGAAGAGAGATGAAAGATGATGTAgagggaagagagaagaaagacgaggTAGAGGGAAGAGAGGAAAAGTATGAGGTAgagggaagagagaagaaagacgaggTAGAGGGAAGAGAGGAAAAGTATGAGGTAGAGGGAAGAGAGGAAAAGTATGAGGTAGAGGGAAGAGAGGAAAagtacgaggaggaggaggagagaatgcATAAGATGACAGGAAACAAAGAAGAGCTGGGGGGTAAGGAAAAGGGcgaaatggaggaggaagagggtgAGAAAGAGAAGAAAGACGGACTTTCCAGACAGAAGAGGTTCCTGTACTATACACGCGAGAGACGCCTTACCTTCCCCCCTGGATCCGATTTCTTCTTCATCCCGACTCTCATCATTCCGTTTAGGGGGAACAATCCAGCCGGGTATTCACTGGATGCTCTGCAGGTCTCGGTTACAATACATT TTACGCTCGACGATTTGGGTATCACCAGCGAGGAGAACCCATTTGGTCTCTGGAAGATATTCGAGGACGAACTTGAGGAGGAGATTCCAGCCCGGAGGAAACATGTTCTCACCAAAAGATCCGATTCCAAATTTCCAGGTGGTGACAG GGAAATGCTGTATGCAATAGTGGAGGACGCCATACACAACGCAGGTCTTGAGGGGAAACCGTGTCTACTTCGCGCCATTTGCGAGATGTTCCAGTATCCTCTGGATAATCACGGATTCTTTGGCGAGGTCTTGGAACTATTCCTCAG TGCGAGTTTGGCACCAAATGCCGATAAGAGATTACCGGAATACGTAGCCGCCGAGAGGGCGGGAAAAACCACTGGGAAATGCTTCGCTTACCACGACGAATGTCCTTACTCGCTTTTCACTAATCCAATGGACTCTAATATTAT agACGAAGAAGAAATGAAGAAGGACTTCTCTGAAGAACGAAGGCAAAAGTTGGAACAACAATCTTTGCTGAATCCGTCCAACATGATCGCAGCTCTGATCGACTTCTTAGAGAGATGGTTATAG